A stretch of Arachis hypogaea cultivar Tifrunner chromosome 15, arahy.Tifrunner.gnm2.J5K5, whole genome shotgun sequence DNA encodes these proteins:
- the LOC112751665 gene encoding protein YLS7 — protein MKAMTWDNPKSSPNESPSPRPLSWIVVFLGVLALFLICASGILASYPVGSTVRQYFYGIDRSRFYDISVFPVHGSSTDVSSNGSLDLVDNEPPSSDRKVAKTVTELNSQEPSSESASSEYTETSTDKVDSNLHAQSDLTSNSPLPLAGTISSNVTVNVTIEAPTSTALMNDPGTLITTSNDTSKSPPESVSTAVPASSNESYSGSVNSGCNLFHGTWLHDSLGPLYRNDSCPVLTQMQNCQGNGRPDKDYENWRWKPFQCDIPRLDPRKFLEVMRGKTLAFIGDSVARNQMESMMCILWQVETPKNNGNRNMQRFYFKSTSVTIIRIWSSWLVKHSSEPFDYAPEGVDKLFLDIPDEKVMEFLPKFDVVVLSSGHWFAKQSVYVLNNEIVGGQLWWPDKSRPMKINNVEAFGISVETMFTALAMHPNFTGLAILRSYSPDHYEGGAWNTGGSCTGKVKPLGLGELVENGHTNAMYEQQVKGFNHASKKATNGSKLLFMDITEAFSYRHDGHPGPFRNKDPNKITVRGPDGKPPPQDCLHWCMPGPVDTWNEILFEMIKREFEGGNAS, from the exons atgAAAGCCATGACTTGGGATAATCCAAAGAGTTCTCCCAATGAGTCTCCAAGTCCAAGACCTCTTTCTTGGATTGTGGTTTTCTTGGGAGTACTTGCATTGTTCTTGATTTGTGCTTCTGGAATTCTTGCCTCATACCCAGTTGGCTCCACGGTTCGCCAGTATTTCTACGGCATAGATCGTTCGAGATTTTATGATATATCAGTTTTTCCAGTTCATGGAAGTTCCACTGATGTTTCCTCCAATGGAAGTTTAGATCTAGTAGATAATGAACCACCCTCAAGTGATAGGAAGGTAGCGAAAACTGTTACCGAATTAAATTCACAAGAACCCTCTAGTGAATCTGCTTCATCAGAATATACAGAAACCAGTACTGATAAGGTTGATAGCAACCTGCATGCTCAATCTGATTTAACTTCGAATTCGCCTTTGCCACTGGCTGGTACTATTTCTTCCAATGTGACTGTTAATGTTACAATTGAGGCACCTACATCCACGGCGTTGATGAATGATCCCGGCACATTAATCACCACATCAAATGATACCTCTAAGTCTCCTCCAGAATCAGTATCAACAGCAGTTCCAGCCTCATCTAATGAATCCTATTCTGGTTCTGTTAATTCAG GCTGTAATCTATTCCATGGAACATGGTTACATGATTCGTTGGGACCGTTATACAGGAACGATTCGTGCCCCGTATTGACACAAATGCAGAATTGCCAGGGTAATGGGAGGCCTGATAAGGATTATGAGAACTGGAGATGGAAGCCCTTTCAATGTGACATCCCTCGTCTCGATCCTAGGAAATTTTTGGAGGTGATGAGAGGCAAGACATTGGCTTTCATTGGGGATTCAGTTGCTCGAAACCAGATGGAATCAATGATGTGTATTCTCTGGCAG GTAGAAACACCCAAGAACAATGGAAACCGTAACATGCAGCGATTTTATTTTAAGTCCACATCTGTCACTATTATCCGAATATGGTCCTCATGGCTAGTCAAGCACAGTTCTGAACCATTTGATTATGCACCGGAAGGTGTGGATAAGCTCTTCCTCGATATCCCTGACGAGAAGGTCATGGAATTTCTGCCAAAATTTGATGTGGTTGTTCTTTCCTCTGGCCACTGGTTTGCCAAACAGTCAGTGTATGTCTTGAACAATGAGATAGTAGGAGGGCAATTGTGGTGGCCGGACAAATCTCGGCCGATGAAGATCAACAATGTTGAAGCATTTGGTATATCTGTTGAAACAATGTTTACTGCTCTTGCAATGCATCCAAATTTCACAGGGCTTGCAATTCTTCGTTCCTATTCGCCTGATCATTACGAGGGTGGCGCTTGGAATACCGGCGGATCATGCACCGGGAAGGTTAAGCCTCTTGGACTTGGTGAGTTGGTGGAAAATGGCCATACAAATGCAATGTATGAGCAACAGGTTAAAGGTTTTAATCATGCATCAAAGAAGGCAACAAATGGATCAAAGTTGTTGTTCATGGATATCACTGAAGCCTTTAGTTACCGGCATGATGGCCATCCTGGTCCCTTCAGGAATAAAGACCCAAATAAGATCACGGTGCGCGGCCCGGACGGAAAGCCGCCGCCACAGGATTGCTTACATTGGTGCATGCCAGGTCCTGTAGATACTTGGAATGAGATTTTGTTTGAAATGATTAAGAGAGAGTTTGAAGGTGGTAATGCATCATGA